The Streptomyces rubrogriseus genomic sequence CGGGGCGCGGAGGTGAGACATCGGTGTCCTCGTACTGGTCCGTGTACTGATCCGTCGGCCCTACGTCGCCCGACGGACACTGACAGTAGTCGGCTGCCCCTCATGTGCGGTGGGCAGTTGCCAAAGTCCCTCGGACAACGTCCCGCTCTGGTATGAGGCCTCGTACGACAGACCGATAAGCCGGATACGCAACCGTTCCGGCATGACCGAGAAGCAGTCGAACTCGATCAGAAACGGTCACTGTCGGTGACGGTCGGCGGGGAGCCGGAGGTACCCCATCGCGCGATCAGCGACCGCGCGGCCCACTGGACGGCTTCCGGGTCGAAGCGGTCCGTGCGCCAGGTCGCGGAGCGCTCATCGGCGCCGAGGGGTCAAGCCCGGGAGTGGTCCAGCCGGCCCGCGACCTGCCGCCCGGCATCGGCCGCCTGTGGCGCCTGTGCACCGGCTGGCTCGCCTACTCGCGCGACCGCGTCTTCCCCGGCGGCTGCTTCTTCTACTCGGCCACCGCCGAGTACGACGCCCGCGAGGGCAAGGTCCACGACATGCTGGCGGGCGCCCGTACCAACTGGCTCGCGTACGTGGAGCAGACGGCCCTCGAGGCCCGGCAGGCCGGTGAGATCGCGGAGGGAACCGACGTCTCCCAGCTCGCGTTCGAACTCGTGGCCCTGCTGGAGATGGCGAACGCCGAGTCGGTGCTGCACACCAAGGCTTTGGCGACGGCGTGGACCCGCAACTCCTCGAAACCGGCCGCCGGGAGTGGACGGCGGCCGGTTCGTCCTGCGCGCCGACCGGACGACCCCGGCGGGTATCGACGAACCCATTGACGTCCTCACGCCCCCGTGAAACAAGTATATGGATTTTGTATCTTCGATTCACTGGGGGACCGATGACCGACACCGCCCCGGACGCCGCACCCCGCGCCACCACGTTCACCACCCGCGCCCCGGCGACCGGCGCGCCGCTGGCCGAACATCCGGTCTGCGGTCCCGAGGAGGTCGCCGGCGCCGTGGCGCGGGCCCGGCAGGCGCAGGAGGAGTGGGCCGTGCTGCCCGCGGCCCGGCGCCGGGAGCGACTGCTTCGCTGGAAACGGGTGCTGGCCCGCGAGTTGGGCACCGTCGCCCGGACCGTCGCCGAGGAGACCGGCAAGCCGGCCGGTGACGCCGAGCTGGAGGTCGTCCTCACGCTGGAGCACCTCGGGTGGGCCGCGCGCAACGCCGACCCCGTGCTGCGCCGGCGGCGGGTGCGCACCGGGCTGTTCACGGTGCACCAACGGGCCTCGCTGGTGCACCGGCCGCTGGGAGTGGTCGGCGTGATCGGCCCGTGGAACTACCCCTGCTACACCCCGATGGGCTCCATCGGATACGCCCTCGCGGCGGGGAACGCGGTGGTCCTCAAGCCCTCCGAACTGACCCCGGGCACCGGTCTCCTGCTCGCCGCGCTGTTCGACGAGGCCGTGCCCGCGCACGCCGGGCTGTTCACCGCCGTCACCGGCGCCGCTGCCACCGGGGAGGCGCTGGCCCGCTCCGGGGTCGACAAGCTGGCGTTCACCGGGTCGCCCGGGACCGCGCGCAAGGTGATGGCGGTCTGCGCCGAGACGCTGACCCCGTTCCTCGCCGAGTGCGGCGGCAAGGACGCCGTGATCGTCACCGCGGACGCGGACCTGGACGCCGCCGCCGACGCGATCGTGTGGGGCGCCTTCGGCAACGCCGGGCAGACCTGTGCGGGAGTGGAGCGCGTCTACGCGGTGCGCGAGATCCACGAGGCGCTGTGCGAACGGGTGGTGCGGCGCGCCGGCGCGCTGCGGCCCGGCTCCGGCGGGGACGCGCACTACGGTCCGATGACCCTGCCGGGCCAGCTCGAGACCGTGGCGCGGCATGTGACCGAGGCGGTGTCGTCGGGCGCGCGGACCCTGCTGGGCGGTCCCGAGTCGGTCCGGGCGCCCTATGTCGCGCCCGTCGTGCTGACCGGCGCGCCGGCGGACTCGGCGGCGATGACGGAGGAGACCTTCGGCCCGGTCGTCGCCGTCGACGCGGTGGCCGACGTGGACGAGGCGGTGGCCCGCGCCAACGACTCCCGGTACGCCCTGGGGGCCGCGGTGTTCTGCGGCAGCCGGCGCACCGGGGCCGCGATCGCGGCCCGGCTGCGTGCGGGGGCGGTGTCGGTGAACTCGGTGCTGGGTTTCGCGGCCGTGCCGGCGCTGCCGTTCGGCGGCTCGCGGGACTCCGGGTTCGGGCGGATCCACGGCGCGGAGGGGCTGCGGGCGTTCACGGCGGTGCAGTCGACGACCGTGCAGCGCTTCGCCCCGCCGATCGCGCTGACCTCCTTCGAGGTGCCGGCCGCCGCCCGGGAGCGCGCGGTGCGGCTGGCCCGGTCACTGCACCTGCGGCACTGAACCGCCGGTGGATGAACGGCCGTTCAGACGTTGAGGAGCGGGGCCAGGTAGCGGCGGGCGAAGGCGCGGGCCTGGTCCTCGTCGTCCATCTCGATGCAGCTGGCCGGGTTGAGCAGGAAGGAGACGGCCACCCGCACCATGAGTTCGGCGACGGGCCGCGGGTCGTCGCCGGGCCTGCCCTCGGCCTGCTGCGCCCGGCGCAGGTGGCCCGTCAGGTAGTCGACGGTGGCGGCGAGCGAGGAACCGCCGTGCACGGTCAGGTACGGCAGCACCACCTCGGGCTCCAGCCGCAGCAGGCCTCCGAAGAGGGGGTGGGCGCGGGTGTGGCGCAGGGCGACCACGAACCCCTCGACGACCCGTTCCTCCATGGTCGGCAGCGCGGCCACCGCTTGGTCCAGTCGTTGGAAGAACCGGCTGTTCTCGCGCAGCAGGGTCTGCTCGACCAGCGTGTCCTTGGTCCCGAAGCGCCGGTAGACGGTGACGCGGGAGACACCGGCCCGTTTGGCGACGTCGTCCATGGAGGAACGGCGCAGGCCGAAGACGGTGAACTGCTCCAGCGCCGCGTCGAGGATGCGTCGCGCCGTCGGGTCCTCCGTCTCGGTCTTCGCGGCCGTGGTCACGACGCGGCACCTCCGTCCCGGGCGGTCGAGAAACAACTGCCACCACTTTGTCACACGAGTTCTGGAGGACCTGATGGGAAGTCGTCTCACCGAAGAGCAGTCCGCGTTCGTCGCGGCCGTCGCAGACTTCGCCAAGCGCGAGTGCGGCACCCGGCAGCAGCGCGACGCGCTGACCGGCGACGGCCGCGGGGCGCACCACCCCGGGCTGTACGGCAGGCTCGCCGAACTGGGCTGGCTCGGGGTGTGCCTGCCCGAGGAGTACGGAGGCGCCGGCGGCGGGCTCGCCGACGCCTGCCTCTTCCTGGAGGAGACCTCCTACGGCATGGTCCCGGCCGGCGGTTTCGTCACCACCGTCATCGCCGCCAAGGCCTACGAGCGGTTCGGCTCCGAGAAGCAGCGGCACGAGGTGCTGTCCGGCGTCGTGCGCGGCGACGTCCTGTCCATCGCCATGTCCGAGCCGGAGGCGGGTTCGGACGTCGGCGCGCTGCGCTGCCGGGCCCGGCGGACGGCCGACGGGACGTGGCTGATCGACGGGCAGAAGACCTGGATCTCCAACGCCCACTGCGCGCGGAGCATCCTGCTGGTGGCCCGCACCGGCGAGGACAAGCACGGCGGACTGACCATGTTCCACCTGCCCGCCGACACCCCGGGCGTGGAGGTACGGGGCATCGACACCATGGGCGGCCGGGAGGTCAACGACGTCTTCCTGACCGGCGTCCGGCTGCCCGCCGACGCCGTGGTGGGACAGGTCGA encodes the following:
- a CDS encoding aldehyde dehydrogenase family protein, whose product is MTDTAPDAAPRATTFTTRAPATGAPLAEHPVCGPEEVAGAVARARQAQEEWAVLPAARRRERLLRWKRVLARELGTVARTVAEETGKPAGDAELEVVLTLEHLGWAARNADPVLRRRRVRTGLFTVHQRASLVHRPLGVVGVIGPWNYPCYTPMGSIGYALAAGNAVVLKPSELTPGTGLLLAALFDEAVPAHAGLFTAVTGAAATGEALARSGVDKLAFTGSPGTARKVMAVCAETLTPFLAECGGKDAVIVTADADLDAAADAIVWGAFGNAGQTCAGVERVYAVREIHEALCERVVRRAGALRPGSGGDAHYGPMTLPGQLETVARHVTEAVSSGARTLLGGPESVRAPYVAPVVLTGAPADSAAMTEETFGPVVAVDAVADVDEAVARANDSRYALGAAVFCGSRRTGAAIAARLRAGAVSVNSVLGFAAVPALPFGGSRDSGFGRIHGAEGLRAFTAVQSTTVQRFAPPIALTSFEVPAAARERAVRLARSLHLRH
- a CDS encoding TetR/AcrR family transcriptional regulator, whose protein sequence is MTTAAKTETEDPTARRILDAALEQFTVFGLRRSSMDDVAKRAGVSRVTVYRRFGTKDTLVEQTLLRENSRFFQRLDQAVAALPTMEERVVEGFVVALRHTRAHPLFGGLLRLEPEVVLPYLTVHGGSSLAATVDYLTGHLRRAQQAEGRPGDDPRPVAELMVRVAVSFLLNPASCIEMDDEDQARAFARRYLAPLLNV
- a CDS encoding acyl-CoA dehydrogenase family protein, whose product is MGSRLTEEQSAFVAAVADFAKRECGTRQQRDALTGDGRGAHHPGLYGRLAELGWLGVCLPEEYGGAGGGLADACLFLEETSYGMVPAGGFVTTVIAAKAYERFGSEKQRHEVLSGVVRGDVLSIAMSEPEAGSDVGALRCRARRTADGTWLIDGQKTWISNAHCARSILLVARTGEDKHGGLTMFHLPADTPGVEVRGIDTMGGREVNDVFLTGVRLPADAVVGQVDGGWRQLMAGLNHERLFLASNMLGLARRAFDDALGYVREREQFGRPVGSFQALRHRVADLATEIECTRLLVREVALDCDAEPDRLFPRAASMAKLKATEVAKRAALEGMQMMGGYGYTTEFDMERHLRAAVVSTVYGGTSEIQRDVIGKTYGL